CTAACGTTCAAAAGTAATTAAATAGTAAAACTTCAAACAGAGTACGTTTAACGTACTCTGTTTTTTTTGATGATTATTTTCTAAAGTGTACATAATCGTATTTTCTAAACCTTGCTCAGCTTTCAAAATATTAACAGAGGAGTGATGGAGTTTGTGGAGCTATTTTAAGAAGTTTTTTATCTTTGCAGGAGTTTTTGTGGGAACGAGCATACTATTAAGCATCATTACAGGGTTGATACTTACTTATTTCTATACAGAGGACGGCTTTTCTGGTCATCCGTTCATCAGTATATTGATTAATGTTATTGCGGCTGCAGTGGCTGTTGTGTTCGCTTACAGACCATTCAATAAAAAGGATAAACCTGCTGACAGTTTAAAATAATTTTCCTTTTATAAACGGCAAATCATGAATGAAAAAGAGCAAGGGACCGGAATAAACCGGTCCCTTACTCTTTCATTAAGTATACACCTTTGAATTATATGTCTGATTACTTATTGTTTTGGTTCTGCTGCTGTTGTTGCTGTTGAGCAGCTTTACGAGCTTTTTGAGCCGCGTTTTGCTCTTGAGCGAATTCAGCTTCATTTTTTTGTTGTTGTGGCTTTTGGTTGTTTTGGTTGTTGTTTGTCATGTATATCACCTCCGTCCTCCATTAAGATGCCCGGATGAAGTGAAATTATTCTATTAAATTTTTATTTTTATCCAGCTTTTCACCATATCGCATCGACCCACTCCGGATGGTCTATGAATGGGTTTCTGTTCCCCTGATAACGCTCAAAAATAAGTTGATTTCTCCTCATTTCAAATGAATCAACCGGATCCTCTTGATGCCACTCCAATAATACTGACAATTTTCCATGCAGTGGTTTTTTGTTATTTTCAACTTCATTATTCAATTCAAGATCCAGTTCGCCACTGTCTCCTTCATATCTTACATCCATGTAAAAGAGCATACGTGCGACATCCCCTTTGATGGTATCCTTCGGTTCCCAGGAATCCTTGTCATAGAATGTAAGGGGCGCCTCAGGGTGAGGAGAACCGCCATTATCAAAATCCAGGTTGCTTCTTGATGAGTTGACGGTCACATCAGTCGGTCTTAAATGATGCAGGTCGGTCCCCGGTCCTTGAGACGTACCAAAATCTCCGTGCGATTTGGCCCATACATGTTCACGGTTCCAGTCATCCACTTTCCCGCCATTATGCGTTTTGGATTGGGAGCGTCCTGTATAAAAAAGGATGACGCGTGTGGAATCTGACGGATCTTCATCTGTATTCCTGAGAGCTTCCCAAACCGCACTGTAAGTAAGTTCATGGTGATCATCAATGATGTCATGAAGCGTACGTTTTAATTCCTGGCCAGTTTTTCCTTCTGCCTGGCGATAATAGTCTTCAAGCTGGGGAGGATCGGGATGCTCAGGTTCTTCAATTGGATCAGAATCATTTGCCAATGCAAAATCGTCAGGAGCCTTCAGACCCGGCTGTGAAAAATAATTGGTTAATGTTCCTGAAATGGAGAGCTTCTGCCCGAGAAGGGAAGGATTGCTTCTAAGGCCGAATGCAGGCCGGAATCCGGAAGGTACTTGAACAAGTAGGATCTTATTCATTTCTGTCTCGTCAGGTGAATCCGCAATAGCGATTGCGTAATCACTGGGATAATCTGTTTTCACAATCGTGGAATCCGATATAGGCTGGCCGATTACATACCCTGTAACGGTTTCCCGGCTTCCATCCTGCTTTTTCAAGGCTTCACTTACAGACAACTCCTTAGAGGTATCCTCTCCACCCGAACGCAAAGAGATGTCAGGCTGTGTTTCCTGAAAGTTGGAGCAGCCTGTGAATGGAAATGCAATAAGGATCAGTACCACTGTTTTGAGAAATAGGCAGTTTTTCAACTCATTTACCTCCTTATTAAATCAGCAGCGCCTTTTTTAAAAGCGTACCTTAATAAAGGAGAGGATGGGGAATTTTTAATTGAGAATCTAAGAAAATGATACAAACGGCTCATGATACCCCCTGGAGAGGGCAGTCAATTACATATATATTCAACCTAGGACAATTTAAGAAAGGACGAGGTTAAGATTGTAAGAGCTGCACAGCCCTCTTTGACGACTGGTTAATCCTGTACAGATTTGGGAATTACTAAGTTCGTGCATGTATGTTTATCCTTACGAGAAGATTTAACATTCTGAAGGAAAGGGGAAGTAATTTTGAAGAAATTCACATCTATGTTTTGGATATCAATCTCTATCGGTATCATTTTTGTCCTCTGGGGAGTGATATTCCCGGATAACCTGGTTTCTGTCATGTCTAACCTTCAGGGAATCCTTCTTGATAAGTTTGGGTGGTTTTATCAGTTTTCTGCCACTTTCTTTTTTGTGGTGGCATTATTCTTCGCATTCAGTAAATATGGAAAAATCAAACTTGGAAAAGACGATGATAAACCTGAATATTCAAGAGCGACCTGGTTTGCTATGTTATTCAGTGCCGGAATGGGAATCGGTCTCCTTTTCTATGGTGTATCAGAGCCTGTCTCCCATTATGCCACTCCGCCGTTCGGGGAAGGGAATACAATCGGATCCGCGCAAATCGGTCTTCGCTATACATATTTGCACTGGGGGTTTCATGCCTGGGCAATTTATGCCGTAGTAGCCCTAGCTCTTGCTTATTATAAATTCAGGAAAGATATGCCGGGACTGATGAGTGCCACATTATACCCTGTGATCGGAAATAGAATCAAAGGACCGATCGGTTATATTGTCGATATCATAGCGGTTTTTGCAACGATATTCGGTGTAGCGATCTCACTTGGAATCGGGGCACAGCAAATCAACAGCGGTTTGAACTATCTTTTCGATATTCCAATCAGCTTTTCTGTGCAGCTTATCATTATGGGAATAGCCACTGTCCTATTCATTTCATCTGCTGCGACAGGGCTCTCAAAAGGGATCAAATACTTGAGTAATGCCAATATGGTCCTGGCAGTTATTTTATTCTTTAGTTTCTTACTATTGGGCCCTGCACAATTCGCCCTTGAACTATTCTTGACGACGTTCGGGAGTTATGTACAGAAGCTTCCCAGCATGGGGCTCAGGTTCTCTCCCTTTGTAAAGGAAGATAATCAATGGGTAAAGGATTGGACCATTTTCTATTGGGCTTGGTGGATTTCCTGGACTCCATTTGTCGGAACATTCATTGCGAGAGTTTCAAGAGGAAGGACAGTGCGTGAGTTCATTGTAGCCGTCATCATCGTGCCGACACTGGTGTGTGCATTGTGGTTCGGTGTCTTTGGCGGGACAGGACTGTACTTCGATGTGGTCAAAGGGATGGACGTAGCCGGGCAGAGTCTGGAAACTGCTTTATTCTACGTATATGATCTCATGCCGTTAAGCGGCCTTTTATCCATCGTTTCGTTATTCCTGATCATTACATTCTTTGTCACGTCTGCAGATTCTGCCACCTTTGTACTCGGTATGCAAACCTCAAATGGCAGTCTGAATCCGCCATTTTTCGTGAAATTCAGCTGGGGGATCATCCTGGCTGCGATTGCGGCAATCCTGATGGGAACTGGTGGAATAAGCGGACTGCAGGCAGCAACGATCATCACTGCTCTTCCACTTGGAGTCATCCTGTTAGTGATGACCTACGGAATGGTTCTCTCATTCCAGAAAGAGCTCAAAGCTTCAAAGAAATAACCTGAATCCCGGCCATTGACAAGGATCGATTAACGACTGGGGTGCTAATTAAAAAAGTTACAACCATTGAGGTTGTAACTTTTTTAGGTTTTATTCCCGTCTCAATTCATCAAAACCTGAACGGCGGAGCTTGATAAACTTAATCAGATTCAAGATAATCGTTTTCGCGACCGCATAGGTAGGGATTGCCAATATCATTCCCAAAATACCTGCTAAGTTTCCTGCGACAAGCAATAGAATGATGATCGTTGCAGGATGTGTATCCAACCGTTTTCCAAGTATCAGTGGTGAAAGGACGTTTCCTTCGATTTGCTGTGCGATCGTGATGACGACAATGACAAGGATCGCTTTGGTAGGTGAATCAAAAAGGGCGATGATTACTGCCGGAGCAGCACCAAGGAATGGTCCCAGATAAGGAATGATGTTCGTAACTGCCCCAATTAACGCCATGACGAGGGCAAAAGGGAGCCCGATGATCAAATAACCGATAAAGGTGAGCGTTCCTACAAACAATGCAACCAGTAACTGACCTTGGATATAGGCAGCAAGTGTTTCATTGGTATCCTTTAACGTCTTAAGCCCTTCTTCGCGATAAGAAGGAGGAAGAAACTTAGAAATAGCCTTTGGAAGCTTATGTCCGTCCTTGAACATGAAGAATAACAAGAAAGGAACCGTCACAATGGTTATGGCAATGCTTGTCAGGATACTGAAAAAGCCTTTGATTCCCGCTGTTATATTGTCAGGAAGGGTATTGGCGAAATCAGCCAGCTGTTTCTCGATATCTTTTATGGAAACATAGTCCTGATTCATCATCCATTTGAATTGTTCTGTTTGAGATAAGTATTCGATAAAATCCCGGGTTTGTTTCACATATTCGGGCAATTCATTGATCAGACCCGTCACCTGTCTTGAAATGATCGGTGCGACATTTCCGATGATCAATGCCAGAAGGCCGATAATTAAAGCATAAAGGACAATGATGGCATGGGTCCTCGGAAGCTTTGCCTTTTCCAGCAGGTTGACTAAAGGGTTTAACAAGAAGTATAGAAAGCCCGATATGATGATCGGAAAAAACAGTGTTGAGAAAAGGACGCCTATTGGTTGAAATAAAAAAGAAATCTTCGTTCCTACATAAATAATCGTTAAGATGATGAGGACTTGCAGACTCCATGTGTAAAATTTCTTCCTGTTCAATCGTTTCACCTCTGAATCTGATTAGTAATGACAGCCAGCTATGTAAGGTTCCTATGCCATATGCTGGATTTATAATGTTGCTATCAAGTATAACAAAATGATGGGTTAAACTACTACTAATATCTATCAAGAAAGGAACGAAGCCGCCTTATGGTCCGAATACTGAGTGAATTGATGGAAATTGAAGAGCGGTACGGGGTGAAAATCCTTTATGCCGTGGAGGCAGGCAGCAGAGCCTGGGGGTATGAATCAAAACGAAGTGACTACGATATCAGGTTTTTATATGTACACCCTGTACGACATTATTTGTCTCTTAATCATGAAAAAGATGTTATTGAAATCCACCGTAACAAGGCTGAATTCGTCGGGTGGGATATTAAGAAGGCATTATCGCTCCTCCACAAGTCGAATCCATCCATTATGGAATGGTTGACAGAAGAAAACATATATCTGGAGTACGCCGCAGTAAAAGGAATAAGAAAACTGGCGACAAATGGTTTTTCACCCTTCACTGTAATGAATCATTATTACCAAATGGCGAAGAAGAATATGAATCTAGCCTCTCGGCAGCCTTTGGTCGATCTCAAAAGATATTTAAATGTCATAAGACCGCTTCTCTCATGTATATGGGTGTGGGAATCTTACACTTTTCCCCCTAATGACCTTTGGATTATGTTAAATGAACTGGAGCTGAATGAAACGTTTAAAGATAATATCGAAAGAGTACTGACTCTAAAAAAGAAAGGCATCGTCGAGGTTTCTACTAAAACGATTCGTTCTTTATTTGAGGAGATCCAATATGAGTTAGTCCGAATAGAGAACCACTTACAGAACTGCTGCGGAAAAAAACAAGGAAACATTGATGAATTCAATGAAGTCTTTCACCTCATTCTCGAGGAAATATGGGAAGTGCAAGGGTTACGTTCAAACAATTAAGTATCGATGGTGATTGAAAAGGAGATGCATAACTGCCTATTTCATGGAGAACCTATTTAGAAACAAGACCAATTGAAGGTGTTAGGATGAGTGGATTTGAAAGGAAGAATAAAAGAAGGGTTAAGCAGCTTATAGATACAGAAAAGGTGTATTCAAAGAACCTTGAAGAGAAGATCGAAGAAATTAAACAGGGTTTATTTGACACGCAGGATTTTAAGATCAGGGAACTGACTTTCAATGAAAAGGCTCTCATCATCTTGTTCGTTGATTCTGTAATAGATAATAAGAATTTACAATCATATATTATCAAACCTATCAATGAAAATAGACATGGAGAGCTACAATATGTCATAAGCGCAAACTCGATCATCGAAACACATAGTATGGACGAAGCTTTGGATGCAATGGTGGACGGTCATTGTCTGATTATGACAGAAGGGTCGGAGTCCATGTACTTGGTCTCCTTGCCGAAAATCGATGACACACTCAATGAACCTCTCAATGAAAAAGTGATCAGAGGTTCACATCAGGGATTTGGCGAAAGTATTACGAAGAATATTCACTATATAAGAGAAAGAATTTCAAATCCGCAAGTGACGGTAAAATATGCGACTGTGGGTGAAACGACTAAAACGAAATATGCGTTGATATATATATCCAATCTAACCGATCCTGACTTATTAAAAACCATTGAGAATCGCATCAGTTATATAAAAGCGGATTCGATCCAATCACCGGGGTATTTTGAGGAGTATTTGGAAGATGATTCATTTTCACCCTTTCCACAATTTCTGAATACGGAAAGACCTGACCGGGTTGCGGCGAATTTAATGGAGGGAAGAGTGGCACTTGTTATGGAAGGAAGCCCCACGGTTCTGTTATTTCCCGTGACGTTTTTCAGCTTCCTGCAGACAACCGAAGATTATAATAACCGTTCCTTCATCAGTTCTTTTTTTCGGATCGTCAGA
This Bacillus sp. Marseille-Q1617 DNA region includes the following protein-coding sequences:
- a CDS encoding endonuclease; protein product: MSLRSGGEDTSKELSVSEALKKQDGSRETVTGYVIGQPISDSTIVKTDYPSDYAIAIADSPDETEMNKILLVQVPSGFRPAFGLRSNPSLLGQKLSISGTLTNYFSQPGLKAPDDFALANDSDPIEEPEHPDPPQLEDYYRQAEGKTGQELKRTLHDIIDDHHELTYSAVWEALRNTDEDPSDSTRVILFYTGRSQSKTHNGGKVDDWNREHVWAKSHGDFGTSQGPGTDLHHLRPTDVTVNSSRSNLDFDNGGSPHPEAPLTFYDKDSWEPKDTIKGDVARMLFYMDVRYEGDSGELDLELNNEVENNKKPLHGKLSVLLEWHQEDPVDSFEMRRNQLIFERYQGNRNPFIDHPEWVDAIW
- a CDS encoding BCCT family transporter; this encodes MKKFTSMFWISISIGIIFVLWGVIFPDNLVSVMSNLQGILLDKFGWFYQFSATFFFVVALFFAFSKYGKIKLGKDDDKPEYSRATWFAMLFSAGMGIGLLFYGVSEPVSHYATPPFGEGNTIGSAQIGLRYTYLHWGFHAWAIYAVVALALAYYKFRKDMPGLMSATLYPVIGNRIKGPIGYIVDIIAVFATIFGVAISLGIGAQQINSGLNYLFDIPISFSVQLIIMGIATVLFISSAATGLSKGIKYLSNANMVLAVILFFSFLLLGPAQFALELFLTTFGSYVQKLPSMGLRFSPFVKEDNQWVKDWTIFYWAWWISWTPFVGTFIARVSRGRTVREFIVAVIIVPTLVCALWFGVFGGTGLYFDVVKGMDVAGQSLETALFYVYDLMPLSGLLSIVSLFLIITFFVTSADSATFVLGMQTSNGSLNPPFFVKFSWGIILAAIAAILMGTGGISGLQAATIITALPLGVILLVMTYGMVLSFQKELKASKK
- a CDS encoding AI-2E family transporter, which encodes MNRKKFYTWSLQVLIILTIIYVGTKISFLFQPIGVLFSTLFFPIIISGFLYFLLNPLVNLLEKAKLPRTHAIIVLYALIIGLLALIIGNVAPIISRQVTGLINELPEYVKQTRDFIEYLSQTEQFKWMMNQDYVSIKDIEKQLADFANTLPDNITAGIKGFFSILTSIAITIVTVPFLLFFMFKDGHKLPKAISKFLPPSYREEGLKTLKDTNETLAAYIQGQLLVALFVGTLTFIGYLIIGLPFALVMALIGAVTNIIPYLGPFLGAAPAVIIALFDSPTKAILVIVVITIAQQIEGNVLSPLILGKRLDTHPATIIILLLVAGNLAGILGMILAIPTYAVAKTIILNLIKFIKLRRSGFDELRRE
- a CDS encoding DNA polymerase beta superfamily protein; amino-acid sequence: MVRILSELMEIEERYGVKILYAVEAGSRAWGYESKRSDYDIRFLYVHPVRHYLSLNHEKDVIEIHRNKAEFVGWDIKKALSLLHKSNPSIMEWLTEENIYLEYAAVKGIRKLATNGFSPFTVMNHYYQMAKKNMNLASRQPLVDLKRYLNVIRPLLSCIWVWESYTFPPNDLWIMLNELELNETFKDNIERVLTLKKKGIVEVSTKTIRSLFEEIQYELVRIENHLQNCCGKKQGNIDEFNEVFHLILEEIWEVQGLRSNN
- a CDS encoding spore germination protein, producing the protein MSGFERKNKRRVKQLIDTEKVYSKNLEEKIEEIKQGLFDTQDFKIRELTFNEKALIILFVDSVIDNKNLQSYIIKPINENRHGELQYVISANSIIETHSMDEALDAMVDGHCLIMTEGSESMYLVSLPKIDDTLNEPLNEKVIRGSHQGFGESITKNIHYIRERISNPQVTVKYATVGETTKTKYALIYISNLTDPDLLKTIENRISYIKADSIQSPGYFEEYLEDDSFSPFPQFLNTERPDRVAANLMEGRVALVMEGSPTVLLFPVTFFSFLQTTEDYNNRSFISSFFRIVRLFSFIIALCLPAVYIAVISFNYEIIPVEIIFSIKSSLEYVPFPPLVEAAIMQLTLELLREASIRLPNPIAQTIGVVGGLVIGTAVVEANLVSNTMVIVVALTAISSFVIPSNELSTSLRILGFPLMLMAAFFGIFGIVIGLMIIFIHLSKIKSLGHPYLYPVAPLDIGRLKDILIRVPIWKLERRPDDLKTQYKWRATSASRGWKQDEKTD